One window from the genome of Schistocerca piceifrons isolate TAMUIC-IGC-003096 chromosome 8, iqSchPice1.1, whole genome shotgun sequence encodes:
- the LOC124712409 gene encoding uncharacterized protein LOC124712409 has protein sequence MEKYCGIVYELDVEGQQNMEQFLGALGVSDQLAIDFVLSAPCRVTLTSDGDEFTQQTSTCCYEDVVSYRLDECYEQQGYDGRLVCSLVTEPRPSTHLLQQTYEDGTSVTIEKRFSATELVMILKIGDVTARRTFRATTMSEGCSTSVLQQSAQSCPPDCILQADGA, from the exons ATGGAGAAGTACTGCGGCATTGTCTACGAGCTGGACGTTGAAGGCCAGCAAAACATGGAGCAGTTCTTGGGCGCACTAG GTGTCAGCGACCAGTTGGCCATAGACTTTGTGCTGTCGGCGCCGTGCAGGGTGACTCTGACGTCAGACGGTGACGAGTTCACGCAGCAGACGAGCACCTGCTGCTACGAGGACGTGGTGAGCTACCGGCTTGACGAGTGCTACGAGCAGCAGGGCTACGACGGCCGCCTCGTCTGCAGCCTGGTGACGGAACCGCGGCCCAGCACACACCTGCTGCAGCAGACGTACGAAGACGGCACCTCCGTCACCATCGAGAAGCGCTTCAGCGCCACGGAGCTCGTCATG attCTAAAGATTGGTGATGTCACGGCAAGGAGGACGTTCAGGGCAACTACGATGTCAGAGGGATGTTCTACGTCAGTTTTACAGCAGTCGGCGCAGTCTTGCCCTCCAGACTGTATTTTACAAGCAGATGGCGCTTGA